In a single window of the Bos taurus isolate L1 Dominette 01449 registration number 42190680 breed Hereford chromosome 23, ARS-UCD2.0, whole genome shotgun sequence genome:
- the OR12D2D gene encoding olfactory receptor family 12 subfamily D member 2D, protein MLNRTSITEFLLLGMTDIQELQSFLFVTILIIYFVIVTGNGAILIVVISDPRLHSPMYFFLGNLSCLDICFSTVTLPKMLENFLSTHKAISFLGCISQLHFFHFLGSTEVMLLAVMAFDRFVAICKPLHYTVIMNHQVCTQMAVTVWIIGFFHALLHSVMTSRLNFCGSYHIHHFFCDVKPLLELACGNTDLNGWLLHTVTETIAMGSFFLTLLSYFYIIIYLFFKTHSCKMLHKALSTCASHFMLVVLLFGPVFFIYIRPASGSSMDQDRTVAIMYSVVTPVLNPLIYTLRNKEVKVALKRVIRRRP, encoded by the coding sequence atgcTGAACCGAACTTCAATCACTGAATTTCTTCTCTTGGGAATGACAGACATCCAGGAACTGCAGTCTTTTCTCTTTGTTACTATTCTTATAATTTACTTTGTCATTGTGACTGGAAATGGAGCCATCTTGATAGTTGTCATCTCTGATCCAAGACTCCATTCtcctatgtattttttcctgggaaacCTGTCATGTCTAGATATCTGCTTCTCCACGGTGACTCTGCCAAAGATGCTGGAGAACTTCCTTTCTACACACAAAGcaatttctttcttgggatgcatAAGCCAGCTTCATTTCTTCCACTTCCTGGGCAGCACAGAGGTCATGTTGTTGGCTGTGATGGCCTTTGACCGCTTTGTGGCTATCtgcaaaccacttcattacacTGTTATCATGAATCATCAGGTCTGTACCCAGATGGCTGTCACTGTCTGGATCATTGGGTTTTTCCATGCCCTGCTGCACTCAGTAATGACATCTCGTTTAAACTTCTGTGGTTCCTACCACATCCATCACTTCTTCTGTGATGTTAAGCCATTGCTGGAGTTGGCCTGTGGGAACACTGACCTCAATGGGTGGCTACTTCATACTGTCACAGAGACCATTGCCATGGGCTCATTCTTTCTAACCCTTCTCTCCTATTTCTACATTATTATCTATCTTTTCTTCAAGACTCATTCTTGCAAAATGCTTCATAAAGCACTGTCTACTTGTGCCTCCCACTTCATGTTGGTTGTTCTTTTATTTGGTcctgtttttttcatttacattcGTCCTGCCTCAGGTAGCTCCATGGACCAGGACCGGACTGTTGCCATTATGTACAGTGTAGTCACTCCTGTGCTAAACCCACTGATCTATACTTTGAGGAACAAGGAAGTAAAGGTGGCCTTGAAGAGGGTGATCAGAAGGAGGCCCTGA